The sequence below is a genomic window from Nitrospirota bacterium.
CCTCCCTGAACCCTGGAGGGTTGTAAGTACTGCATGTAATGCATTGAGTTTAGGCGGGATATTTCTTTGTTATCTACCTACAACCATTCAGGTTTCACAGGTGACAGCAGAGCTTAAAAGGGCTGAGACCTTCATGCAGATAGAAACATCAGAAACCCTTGTGAGAACCTGGCATGTTGAAGAAAACAGTGTAAGGCCAGACCACCGCATGGTTGCACATACCGGATTTATTACAACAGCAAGGAAGGTAGAAATCAAGTAAAGTGCTATGTACGGGAGTAAAATGACTCAATTAGAAGACGAGTTCGGCGACATCATAAAAAAGGCAAGAAACGGATTGGGGCTATCACTCAATCAGTTATCAGCCAGTACAGGCATCTCCGCAGACTTATTAGAAGAGATTGAGGCTTACAGGTTTACACCTTCAGAGCGGGAAGTGGAATTGATGGCAGGGGAGCTTGGTCTCAATGCCGATAAATTGAACGATATTGCCAAAGGAAGATGGTATCCTGAGGAATTTTCCCGTTTAGGAGATGAGTTATCCGATGTTGCAGTAATTGAGGGGCAGGCAGGTTCATATAAGGTAAATGGTTATTTGTTAATGGATAAGGTAAATGGTCTTGCAGTAGGGTTTGACACAGGAAATAACAGTAAAAAGGTTTTAGAAACTTTAAAGAACAATAGTATGAAGTTGACGTATGTCTTCCTCACTCATGGACATTTTGACCATACCGGCGGGGTGAGCGATATTTGCAGGGTAACAGGTGCAGGCATTGGAATACCTGAAGGAGAAGATGATATAGGGATGGATGATGACATTAATAAAAATGTATTTGCTGTGAAATCAGGCTCAGGATTTAAGGCAGGATTGCTTGAGGTTAGTGCTGTGGTTACACCGGGACATACTCCCGGCAGTACATGTTATATTGCAGGGAATTACTGTTTCTCAGGGGATACAATATTTGCGGGTTCAGTAGGGAGGGCATATAATATGGCTGGATATAATAGCTTACTTGAATCCGTTAGAAGAGAGATTTTATCACTGGATAGGGCAGTACATATTTTCCCCGGCCACGGGCCTGCTTCTACAGTTGGGGAAGAGATAATGCACAATCCGTTTTCTTAACCCTAATCGCATTGACAAGAACCTTACCCCTCCCCTTAACCCCCTCCCGCAAGCGGAGGGGAGATGTCCCCGTTAATCCCCCCTCCCTTGACGGGAGGGGGTGAGGGTGAGGGGGAGGGTGAACTATGGAGATTATTGAGTGAAAGAAACTGTGAAAGGTTTATCAAAAAAAGTTATATTGGAATTGCTGGCTGAAAACCGTGACCATGAGTGTGAAGGGATTGGCCGGGATAAGATATGCGGGCGAATAACAGCGGTTGCAGACCTACCTTCACGCTATGGCCGGTTTCAGGCAATTGCATTCTTTAATAACCGTGACAATAAAGACCATGCGGCACTTGTGCATGGGAATGTCATTAACCAGGAGGACGTGGTTGTCAGGCTGCACTCCGAGTGTCTTACCGGCGATGTGTTTGGTTCGCTTCGCTGCGACTGCCATGACCAGCTTATCACTGCATTACATACCATAGAGAAGGTCAAGGCAGGTGTACTTATTTATCTGAGACAGGAAGGGAGGGGCATAGGTTTTAGTAATAAGATTAAGGCGTATGCACTTCAGGAAGAGGGGCTTGATACAAAAGAGGCCAACATAGCGCTCGGCTTTCGTGATGATGAAAGAGAGTACAGCGTTGCAGCCCATCTTATAAGGTCATTAAAGATTAAGTCTGTAAGGCTTATGACCAACAATCCCCACAAGATAGCTGACCTTGAACAATACGGAGTGAAAATAACTGAGCGCATCCCTTTAATTATCCAGCCTAATAAATACAACCGTTTTTACCTTGAGACTAAAGAGAAGAAATTCGGACACTTATTAAGCGGATAATTTATGCGGCAGGTCCCCTGAGCTTACGGATTCCACAAAGGAAAATAATAATTCCCCCCCTTTGTTTAAGGGGGGGTGAGGGGGGGTATCTTCTGATTTAATTCCTCCATTGCCTCCTTATACAATAGAGAGGGGTTATCCTTATATCTTGGAGAAAAGTGGAGTATTACGAGTCTCTTTGCCTTTGCAGCCCTGGCAAGACTGCCGGTCTGTTTTGCTGTCAGGTGAAACCGTTCTGACGCCAGGTCAACATCTTCGTGCAGATAGGCTGATTCACAATACATAACATCAGAGCCTTCAGCCAACCGGACTATCTTGTCCACATTTTCAGCAGTGTATTTGGAATCAACGATATAAGATATTTTTTGCCCTTCAGTGATTACGGCAATCCTGTTCTTCAGCTCTCCTAATGGGAAATTTACAGGATGGTTGTCTAATAAAATACTAAAATCATCCTCTTCACGTTGACCCTGCCATAGAGCCTCTTTAAATTCCTTCAGCCATGGCCCAATAGGCAGGCCAATAGCATCCAATTTGTCTTTATTGATGTTGATGTGAAACCGTTCTCTTATGCTGAATCCAAGCGATGGGACTTTGTGGTCTAAATGGCAGGCAGAGATTGTAAGCATATCTTCTTCAAGTAGAGTCCCGGAAAAAGGTAGAGAGCCTAAGTTATGCCGCTTGAAGCCTTCATTTGCACGGAACTCTGCCATATTGATTTTATCAGGATAAACCTCTGTCACATGCAATATGAAGGCATAACCATCTACCAAATTCCATGTGTATCCCTTTAACTTGCCCTCAACATTATCAATAATACCAGGGGGGCCGAACATCCTCAGCCCCTTTTCCCGTTTTAAAAGGAGTCTTAAAAGATGGTCAAACCCTGCAAAATGGTCCATGTGTGTATGAGAGATAAAGACATCCGAGACTTTAAGCAGTTTTGACGGCTCCAGAGAAGTGTTATCTCCAAGGTCAAAAAGGATAGCCCGTTTCTCCCACATTATTTCGATATAAAGTCCGGGGTCACCGAAGGGGCTGTTTATGAGGTAGGAATGGATAAGTGGTTTCATGTTTAAAAGTATAGGGTTCAAGGGGGCGAGGGTTCAAGGGTTCGAGCGGATTTCTTTACTTGATCTTTTGAATCCTTGAATCCTTCATTTTTTATACTTCTGACGGCATCGTTTCTCCGCCAGGGGCTTCTCCATGAGCGGCCTCTTCCACTGCTGCGTCCAACTCCTGTTCAAAATCATCCCCAAGTTCATCTCCGAATTCCTTTCCCATCTTCTTCATAACCTTCGCCATGCTTGCCGGGTCATTTTCATCGAGGTCACCCCATTTTCCGGGGTCAGCCATAGACTCAAGCCTTGCCTCTTCAGATTTTGGTGCGGCAAATCTGGACAAAAGTCTTGAAAGGTTGCCCCCGCCGCAAATACTGCACAGCGGCTGCTCAGAACGGTTCATGATCAGCAGTGTTATCTTTTTCTTACAGTCATTACATTTGTATTCGTATATCGGCATTGCTACCTCCTTCTTTTGACGAGCTTATTTTAATAGAAAGTAACGATAGTTACAAGAGCGGTCTCAATAGGGTATCGGAGAGTCTTTGAAAAGATTTGTGATTAAGCGGGTTATTGCCTGATATAAATGGGATTATTCCTATTACAGGTATCTCTGAATACTTCTCTATAGTTTCGACGCAGGTTTTTTCTGCAAGTGTCTTTCCCCCTTTTCCCGCATGATTTATGACTATCCCTTTGATTTGAATATTTTTATTTTTCATGTAGTTAATTGTAAGCAGCGTGTGATTTATAGTTCCGAGGTCAGGCCTTGTTATGATGAGTGCAGGCAGGCCAAGTTTTTTTATAAGGTCCGCCACATAAAAATACCTTATTATGGGGACCATGATGCCGCCTATTCCTTCAACAATCATATATTCATGTTGCCTGCATAATACCTTATATGCTTTTATTATCTTTCTAATGTCTATAGGGGTGCCTGATATCTCAGCGGCTACAGAGGGTGCGACAGGTTCTCTGAACATATACGGTGTGACAAGTTCTATCGGGTCATCAACAGATGCGGCCTTCATAAGGTAAAGAGTATCTTCAGGGATAAGCCTCCCTTTTTTTATTATGCAGCCCGTATGAACGGGTTTCATGATACCTGTATTTATCCCGCTATTCTTTAATGCGGATGCAATGCCTGCACTTACAAATGTCTTGCCGACTCCGGTGTCTGTAGCTGTGATAAAGATGCCGTTCATCCGAAAATCACCTCCGGCGGGGTTGGAAAACCC
It includes:
- a CDS encoding MBL fold metallo-hydrolase; translation: MTQLEDEFGDIIKKARNGLGLSLNQLSASTGISADLLEEIEAYRFTPSEREVELMAGELGLNADKLNDIAKGRWYPEEFSRLGDELSDVAVIEGQAGSYKVNGYLLMDKVNGLAVGFDTGNNSKKVLETLKNNSMKLTYVFLTHGHFDHTGGVSDICRVTGAGIGIPEGEDDIGMDDDINKNVFAVKSGSGFKAGLLEVSAVVTPGHTPGSTCYIAGNYCFSGDTIFAGSVGRAYNMAGYNSLLESVRREILSLDRAVHIFPGHGPASTVGEEIMHNPFS
- the bioD gene encoding dethiobiotin synthase, which gives rise to MNGIFITATDTGVGKTFVSAGIASALKNSGINTGIMKPVHTGCIIKKGRLIPEDTLYLMKAASVDDPIELVTPYMFREPVAPSVAAEISGTPIDIRKIIKAYKVLCRQHEYMIVEGIGGIMVPIIRYFYVADLIKKLGLPALIITRPDLGTINHTLLTINYMKNKNIQIKGIVINHAGKGGKTLAEKTCVETIEKYSEIPVIGIIPFISGNNPLNHKSFQRLSDTLLRPLL
- the ribA gene encoding GTP cyclohydrolase II — its product is MKETVKGLSKKVILELLAENRDHECEGIGRDKICGRITAVADLPSRYGRFQAIAFFNNRDNKDHAALVHGNVINQEDVVVRLHSECLTGDVFGSLRCDCHDQLITALHTIEKVKAGVLIYLRQEGRGIGFSNKIKAYALQEEGLDTKEANIALGFRDDEREYSVAAHLIRSLKIKSVRLMTNNPHKIADLEQYGVKITERIPLIIQPNKYNRFYLETKEKKFGHLLSG
- a CDS encoding zinc ribbon domain-containing protein, which encodes MPIYEYKCNDCKKKITLLIMNRSEQPLCSICGGGNLSRLLSRFAAPKSEEARLESMADPGKWGDLDENDPASMAKVMKKMGKEFGDELGDDFEQELDAAVEEAAHGEAPGGETMPSEV
- a CDS encoding ribonuclease Z codes for the protein MKPLIHSYLINSPFGDPGLYIEIMWEKRAILFDLGDNTSLEPSKLLKVSDVFISHTHMDHFAGFDHLLRLLLKREKGLRMFGPPGIIDNVEGKLKGYTWNLVDGYAFILHVTEVYPDKINMAEFRANEGFKRHNLGSLPFSGTLLEEDMLTISACHLDHKVPSLGFSIRERFHININKDKLDAIGLPIGPWLKEFKEALWQGQREEDDFSILLDNHPVNFPLGELKNRIAVITEGQKISYIVDSKYTAENVDKIVRLAEGSDVMYCESAYLHEDVDLASERFHLTAKQTGSLARAAKAKRLVILHFSPRYKDNPSLLYKEAMEELNQKIPPLTPP